Genomic window (Leucoraja erinacea ecotype New England chromosome 22, Leri_hhj_1, whole genome shotgun sequence):
tgggtgtccttgtacatcagtcgctgaaagtaagcatgcagttacaacaggcagtgaagaaagctaatggcatgttggccttcataatgagagaagTTGACTATAAGAGCAAAGaaatccatctgcagttgtacaaggtcctggtgagaccacacctggagtattgtgtgaaattttggtctccaaatttgaggaaggacattcttgctattgagggagtgtagcgtaggttcatcaggttaattcccgggatggcaggactgttgtATGATGAAAAAAATAgagggactgggcttgtattgtctgaaatttagaaggatgagagggattcttatagaaacatatacaattattaaggaattggacacgctagatgtaggaaacatgttccggatgttgggaggGTCCAGAACCATggaccacaatttaagaataaggggttggccattttcaACTGatatgagggaaaacattttcacccagagggttgtgaatttgtgaaatgttctgcctcagaaggtggtggaggccgattaactggatgcattcaaaaaagagttagatagagctcttaggactagcggaatcaagggatatgggaagaaggcaggaaacatagaaaataggtgcaggagtaggccattcggcccttcgagcctgcaccgccattcaatatgatcatggctgatcatccaactcagtatcctgtacctgccttctctccataccccctgatccctttagccacaagggccacatctaactccctcttaaatatcgccaatgaattggcctcaactaccttctgtggcagagaattccagagattcaccactctctgtgtgaaaaatgttttcctcatctcggtcctaaaagatttcccccttatccttaaactgtgaccccttgttctggacttccccaacatcgggaacaatcttcctgcatctggcctgtccaactccttaagaattttgtaagtttctataagatcgtccctcaatcttctaaattctagcgagtacaagccaagtctatccagtctttcttcatatgaaagtcctcacatcctaggaatcagtctggtgaaccttctctgtactccctctatggcaagaatgtctttcctcagattaggagaccaaaactgtacgcaatactccaggtgtggtctcaccaagaccctatacaactgcagtataacctccctgctcctatactcaaatccttttgctatgaatgctaacataccatttgctttcttcactgcctgctgcacctgcatgcctactttcaatgactggtgtaccatgacacccaggtctcgttgcatctccccttttcctaatcggccaccattcagataatagtctactttcctgtttttaccaccaaagtggataacctcacatttatccacattatactgcatctgccatgcatgtgcccactcactcagcctatccaagtcaccctgcagcctcctagcatcctccactcagctaacattgccccccccccccagcttcgtgtcatcggcaaacttggagatattgccttcaattctctcgtccaaatcattaatataaattgtaaatagctggggtcccagcactgagccttgtggtaccccactagtcactgcctgccattgtgaaaaggacccgtttactcctactctttgcttcctgtctgccaaccagttctctatccacatctatactgaacccccaataccatgtgctttaagtttatatactaatctcttaagggaacagggtactgattgtggatgatcagccatgatcacattgaatgacggtgctgcaTCGgtgccgaacggcctcctcctgcacctattgcctatgtatcTATGTTCATTGTCAACTCTCTTCAGTTGCTGCTCAGAATATTACTGCATTTCCCCATGGCTTTTCCTTCAGCATCTTGCATAATTTACCTCTAACATTTATATTCTATTGATTcatgttttttatttattaattGTTTCGTTGATCTTTATGGTTTGGCAATATCTAGTAGGACATCACCAGCGGACTTTGTTGCAGAAATGTTGAGAATGGAGACTCATCACAAACTAAGTGTGAAGAAAGAGTTTCAATGTATTATTGCACTTCTTAGTAGGAGAGGTTgtgagaggtagacacaaaattctgaagtaactcagcaggtcaggcagcatctctgaagaatacggataggcaatgttttgggttgggattgaactgaaatatcacttatccatgtGTTCCAGTGATGATgcatgagctgctgagttactccagtactttgtataattttttgtaaaccaaaaggaactgcagttttttgtttctccaTTGTGGAAGAAAGTGCTGTTTTTGAGTGAATTCCATAAAACTAAATTCAAGATGTTGGTGAAAAAGGCAGAATGAGCTACAGTGTGTTTACAAGCTATAAGCTGAATAGGGCCAGATTCCTGCCTTACACTCGTCTTGCAGGCTTGCACTCCTCTGTGGCCATGTGGTGACCATCCCATAACACTTCTGAGCCTTGTATAGTGGAGAGGCTTGGTGGGGGCAAGAATAGCCCTCTCATTCTGCATTGTTCAGAACAAAATTTCCCGTTCTTTATTAAAGGAATGCAAAACAAGTTCATATTAAATGAGTTCTTGTGTCCAGCCATACATACAGAATGCTACATTGTGCACCATCCAATATCAAATGACAATAGAATTCCATTTTGACTGCTCTTGTTGTAATTCAGCTTATCAGGAAATAATGGCGTTCATTTTATTGTTGATTTCTTATTACTGTCACTTGTAATTTATCTAATctcataaactaaaactaaacacataGTTATTCCTTTTCCTGGAGAAAGGTGTCTAGCATAATTGATGCTCTCAGTCTAGTCATAACTTAATACCGGAAATGTTTCCTTCATTTTTTTAGGAAAAGGAAGAAGATGATCAGAATTCATTGACAGAGAGCTCCGAGGAGCAGCCAATTAAAACTGATCACTTTGGCGCAACTGTGACTGTTCTGAAGGTCCTGCTTTGGCTGGTATTACTTGGCCTCTTCATTGAGCTGGAGTTTGGCCTGGTATATTTTGTCATCTCAATGTTTTATTGGATTTACATTGGAACACGGGCCCCATCCGAAAAGAAACAAGGAGAAATGAGTGCATACTCTGTGTTCAACCCTGGTTGCAAGGCTATTCGGGGAAGTCTGACAGCAGAACAGTTTGAACGAGAACTTCAGTACAGACCTTTGGCCGGCAGATGATTGGTCCTGTGGGGAACTATTTATGGTATTGTAAGCAGCTCAATTGCCAATGGAATCTCGAACACAATAAAGACCAACAGTCAACAGAAGGAATCACCTGAGCTGTAATTTACCCACATGTAACAGCTGTTTACATACAGTGAGAGATAAATTAATTTTTCACTGTATGTGTCTGGCATAATTGAATCTAAATCCTGCACACCTTATCTTGCAGGAACTAATTTAAGGCATGCCTGACGTATAATAGGTGACCCTGTAAACTCGCACTTACAAAAGCAATTCTTTAAGACCACTGACACCCACGTGGTCTCCCCAGAGTGCCTGGGTGGTCTCCACCTCGGATCTCCAAGGTAGTCTCCACCTCGGAGCTCCCACGTGCTCTCCACATCTGAGCTCCCAAATGGTCTATGCATCGAATAGTAAATTTACAAGTGCGCGGTAGCACTTCCATTTTTGACTTGCATAACATCCGACTTCTACAAGGCTCTGCGGGACATAACCCTTACGTAAATTAGGGAGCACCCCTATTGTGATTCTGTTGAAGACACACTCCAGATATATAGTGAGGTAATAATGTACATGTTTAATCTGAAACTCCAGGTACACATTTTTCTGGTATAAAGGTTGGTTGCCATGTGTGCCTTCCTCTTAGAATGTAGGTcaggttaaaaaataaaatagtatttTCCTATCTCATTACTCATGAGTGAATCTCAGACACATGATTGTCCCAGTGTCCTACAAACCCCATTTATAGCCTTCATAAGAAAATAACATGCAATAAACAATACTTCCTACTAAAACCACGTATTATATGTAAGTTCTGTTTGTTTTATACAAATGAGAATTGCCAACCATTCCATAACAAGCTGAAATCGTACACCTATATTTAagtgaaattaatatttttaagttaATAATTTTGATGTTCTCTTTCTAGATACTATGTGCTGGATACATATAGTGTCTTGTCACCCCTCTTCCATCTACGTTCCCTCTAGCTtcgcaatttgcaactcttcaatttttttcttctctggcctttgtccaaccatctgcctgtcaaaaatCCCCCTTCACCGGCATCAACCTattactcgccaggctttgtcctggcccTTCTCACTTCCAGCACTTCCCTTTCACACCCCAcgcaatccgtctgaagaagagtcccgaaccaaaacatcacccatccatgttctccagccattcttcccgacctgctgagttaatcaagcactttgtctttttttgtaaaccagcattttcagCTCCTTGTTTCTTTCTACTTGTATGTTCAGAGTGGTTTCCCAATGTTACAAAATCGCTTTTAAATTGACTACAAGCAGAATTAAATAGTGTGTGTGGTCCTGACATCCATGGCCTTGCATTCTGGCTACAAATAGCAAAGATCAATTCAAGTGTGATCCTTCCTTTTCTCATTCCCTCCAGCAAGAAGAAAGTAAAGAAAATAGCACTGTTATAGTGCTTTGAAGTCCAAGTGCATAAACTGGCCAGTTTGTTTTTAGCAGTATTCTCCAAACAAAGGGTGCAGACCAGTTTTCAATGCTCCTTAGAAAGCTTTCAGTCCAATACTGAACTGTCTGTTTTTATCAACACACGTGCAGAGCCCAAGTGTACTTTAGCATGGGTTCACTCCTTTAATGGGCCATATTGTGCTGTCAGTTGTTGTGCTCGTGATTATCTTACATTGCAGTGCTTCTTTGATCAAATGTGAAAGTCAAATATGTCCTGATAGACATTTGTCAGACTGCCAGCCTGCTGCGGACTCGCCACCCAAACCCCGAGGCAGAGCAAGGCCTGAAGCACGGGACTAGGAGCACATTGCATTCCGCCCTCAACTTTACATGCAGGAACAGTAACCTCATCCATTTGACATTGTGGTAAAAGGTAAATGCTTTACTTATTGTACTGTAAAAGCAACCAAACAATAATTGTTATAATAATACGTGAAGCCACTTCACCTGTCAAAGCAAACTCCATCTGGCCAGAATCCTGTAGCATTAAGGAATGGAGCAGGTAGTGAGAATGGGAATGGGTCTTGTTCAataccaaatgtgtaggaaggaactgcagatgctggtttataccaaagataggcacgaagtgttggagtagctcagcgggtcaggcaacatctctggtgaaaaaggatgggtgacatttacattagacaataaacaataggtgcagcagtaggtaatttggcccttcgagccagcaccgcaattcattgtaaccatggctgatcattcacaaccccgttcctgccttctccccatatctcttgactccgctctctttgagctccatctaactcgcttgaaagcatccagtgaattggcctccgctgctatctgaggcagagaattccacagattcacaactcaatgggtgaaaaagttgttcctcatctccgttctaaatggcctaccccttattcttaaactgtggcccttgttctggactcccccaacatcaggaacatgtttcctgcctccagcgagtccaatcccttaataatcttaggttacacaaaaaagctggagaaactcagcgggtgcagcagcatctatggagcgaaggaaataggcaacgtttcgggccgaaacccttcttcagacttatatgtttcaataagatgccctctcatccttctaaattccagtgcatacaagcccagtcgctccattctttcaacatataacagtcccgccatcctgggaattaacctcatgaacctacgatgcactccctcaatagcaagaatgtccttcctcgaatttggagaccaaaactgcacccagtaAGATGAAAGGtcgttgacctgaaacattaactctgtcttTCTCTCCATGATTCTGCCGGATCTGCTGCATATTTCCATGTTTTTTAGTTCATTGACATAAATATTAAATCTGTTTCGCTcttcactgatgctgcttgacctgctgagtattttgaaCACTTTCTATCTTTATCTTCGTGACACCCTGTTTTTCAGTTGTGAAAATATTTACTAGGCTTCAGGCAATAATGTCATGGTAACTTATTCTATGAAGATATGTAAGTGGTGTAACAGTGATAAACCGTTTTTACGGTGGACAAAGAACAACATTTTCTTTTGTGAACTTTATGATATGCAATAAATTGATAATTTTGTATCTTTCAGATCAATCAAGCGTGTTTTATTGCATATGTACTGAATCGAaataatggaattcttacttgcagcaacacaacagatacaTAAACATATGACTCtgcaaaacccataataaacaactaaAGAGAGttcagatataaaatgctggagtaaatcagcattttgtgtccatctttggtgtgaaccagcgtctgcagttccttcttacacaaaagaaagttcagtatatataaaaGAAACAGGGGAAAAAACGAAAAGTAGtccaaagacaaaaacagaaatgtaGTAAACAATTGTGGTAATTGTTAAAATCAAGAGCAGGCAAATCAGGGAACGGGATGAACAGGGAACAGGGATGATGATGGAAGTGtgagaaatacattttcaatAACTTACTGCAATATTTATGTGTAAACAACTGGCAATGTAGAATCACATAGCTATGTAGAACCTCATATTTACAATGGGAGCATGTCTCGACGCATAAGATCATCTCTTAACATTGAAAATGTTTcttgggaatcaaaacgctccaAATGCCTCATTTTATCACTACAatgagacgggggttttctttgCAGATaatggaagggtcttgaccctaaatgtctgtcctgctgagttattctagcattttatgtctatcttcggtttaaacccacatctgcagttccttcctacacatggtgttTATTCATGCAGCTATCCATATCCTTGTTCGAAGCTTGGGTTTAGTTTGTGTAACAGGGTTTTGATCCATTATCTCCTGTAAATGTTCCATGCCTAACAATCTTCAACAACCTGTGAAGCCAGAAAGCCATTCTTTGGAGGATGCAGGGCTGGTCTGTCACACTAGAATCAGTGCACAAAGGCCGGTCATGCAGTCTCCCTGTTTTCCAATAATATTAGCACAACGTGAGACTGGCTGGTGGGCCACACTCAGATTGACAGAGCCTGCTATGGTCTGACAAGTAGCACACAGAGCACACCCATTGAGTTAATTAACTGATCCATTATTTTCCAGTATGACTAAATACAAAGCCTAAGTATGGATCATTGTCCTCCTTTGTAATCTACCGAATAGACTGCAGTGTGAATCATTGTCATTCAATACACTCTTCGTAATGGACTGCAGACCATTCTAGAATAATCTATAGAATAGGACAATAGTATCATTCAACAGCTTCCAATGTAATCCACAGAAATTCGACAATCAAATTTCAGAACAAAGATGGCAATTATAGTCTAACTCTGAGGGTGGATAAACACAATATTGTGCAAAGCCCTCCGAGCTAAGAATATTTGGATTTGAATGGATTCAATTTTCTTCCAAAATAAGAGCAGAAAATTCCACTGATTTCATTGTGCCAAGATCTAGACCAGAGGGTCAAATAAAGGGCATTTTCTGAAACTCTCAATATCCTGACACCAGTGCCTATTAGAAAGGCTGTGATAAAAAACTTAAATAGAGCATCTTTTCGCGTTGgcaccagggccggatttacgtataagcttcacaagcttaaactTAGGGCCTTGAGATCTAGGGGGCCTCGGCCCCCTCCGTCAATGTGTATAAAACTTTTGAcatagtggcgttgttacaaaacctaccatcagtggcgctgtgcttgcgattccggaggctttggtggtggggcaggattaaaatgcaggtgaggtttatattcgttgtcggagaggaatttgctccaaAGATCCTTGGATCTTTTGATTTGCTCAGACTGCTACTCAAAGACCTGGTGCTGAAAATCCATTCTACGCAACTAAAAACGCCTTCAACGCCTTCACCATCACGGATCGCAAGTGGAGGACAAAGCGAAAGGTATGTAGTTTATTTAACCGTTTttccccacccattccttctctccagggatgctgtctgacccagtgagttactccagcattttgtgtctatgtatagTGCTGGAAACACCGGCAGGTCTGGCagagtcaacgtttcaggtctgagatGCTTGGGCAGAACCCCAACTTATTGACCATTCTGGAAGGGACCCACAACTAAAACATTAACTGCTTCCCCTTCCacaagttcttccagcattttctgttttgatacCAAGGAGAGATTCATGGGACACATATAGGTTGCCTTTATTTTCCAGTATtgagacattttttaaatttatttctcttcatgtttaaacatttttGATACAATTGCATTGGCCCACACATTTTCAGCTGCGTTATCAGTTATTTTCCATGCATCAGCATGATCACATAACGTTcatcttagcttagtttagtttagttcagagatacagtgtggaaaccggccctttggcctagCAATTCCATGCCAAACACAATcatccacacactagttctattctatacactagggacaatttacggaggccaattaatctacaaatctgcatctctttggaatgtgggtcacctgaagaaaacccacatgatcacagggagaacgtatacaaactacacacaggcagcacccttagtcaggatcaaacccggtctccagcactgtaaggcagcaactctactgctgcaccactgtgccgcccctattcACAAATCCTCAGAAAATGCTGTGAGATAAACATTGCTTAAAAGTTGTCCTTATTTCagacttaaatggcctacccctcattctgaGACAGTTACCCCTATTTCTAAACTTCTCAGCCAGGAAATTCATTTCCCCATACTTATCCTAATAACACTTAAAAAATGttggatgtttcaatgaggtcacctctCCTTCTAAATACTGAAGATTAGAAGTTTAGCTCACTCGATCTCCTCTCTTACGATAAACCCACCATGCGAGGatccagtctggtgaatcttcattgCACTTTCCCAATAACAATTCCATTATTTTTCTAGATGAAAAGATCAACATTTAGGTTTTTTcttgttattattgttattaccattgagtgtaccgaggaacagctaTAAACgtttgtttgtgtgctgtccaaccaaatcagataatactagatgaatacaatcaagccaaacagtaGTACAAAAGGTTGAATGACAAGAatgaaagtgcagaatatagtttctcagcattgtagccttAAGACTTCTacggaaaaagtccaatgtcttttGATGAACTGGATTGAAAAAATTGGTCTGAACCCTAGCTTATGCCATGACCATTGAGAAGTCTGATaacaagggaagaagctgtttctgagtctggtggtacaagccttcaagtttctgtatcttctgcccttcGGGAATGGGGTGAAGAAGAAATAACTAGGGTGGGTTCTCACCACATCCTTAGATAGTTGGAGTAAAATAACTTTACTCTTATATTACAACTctcgcaataaaggccaacatttaaTGAGGCTTCCtagctgcctgcctcacctgcatGTTAGTTTTCAGTGAGCAGTCACCTAGGTCAGCCAAATCATTGATAGAGCTGACTcaatggcccgaatggcctaattctgctcccatgtcttatgatCCCTTTGAACACCAGTGTTTGTTTCCTTTAAACAATACACAGCACTTCTATTTTTTTTCCAACTGATGTTTTTGTTTCACACAACAGCTCATCGGCTATGCTactacccactcactcaacttgtctGTATCTTTTTGAagcctctgtaccttctcttCCACTTAGTTTTATGATGTCAGCACACTTGGATACATTACCTTTGGTCTGTCAGCCACAccatgtgattggagcagaattaggctattcagcccatcaagtctactccgccattcaatcatggctgatctatctttcccccttaaccccattctcctgccttctccccataactcctaacGCAGGTACATGGACTTTATAAGTACACCATCATGAACATAGAAAAGGGGCTTGTAATTCTGTTTCACCCTTATCAGAAGTGTTAAATTCCTCTGCATCTGTTTGTTCGGAAACACCTACCTTATCAACAGAAAGCTCACAGAAATATGATAATAGCTATTAGATTTGGTGGTAGGGATTGAAAGATAAGTATTGGCCCCAGTAATgggggataaaggggaaatcttttaggactgagatgagaaaaacatttttttacacagaattagaggtgaatctctggaattctctgccacagaatgtagttgaggccaattcattggctatgtttaagagggagttagatgtggcccttgtggctaaagggatcagggggtatggagagaaagcaggtacaggatactgagttggatgatcagccatgatcatattgaatggcagtgcagactcaaagggccgaatggcacctatttttctatgtttctataatgtcgGCTGACCGTCATGCCACGGGATCCGTTATGCCTACACACAAGGTCAGACAGGACCTTGTGTTAATATCCAAACTCTCTGGCCCCTAACCCCTTTCACCCCATTGAAGCGATTAAACTGACAGTGCGGTACAACCTCAAGTCTCTGGAGTGGGATGTAAACCTGTTGTGTTTTAACCCACAAACAAGGGCACTCCCTGCTGAGTCACACCTGATAGACACAGCAACAAGTCACTAGTCATTTTCACAACCTTCCTGATTCAGAAAGTGGAGCGAGCCAACACCTTATGGATCACCCATTTGGTTAGATAATATAAAAGTGCAACGTCTACCCCAATATGTGTCCCACACACTAGTTTGTACTACCCGTATACtatttctaccctacacactagggaacatttacagaagcaaattaacctacacgtgtttgggatgtgggaggaaactggcgcacccGGAAAAAACTCATGTGATCgtacgagaacgtacaaactccgtacagacagcacccttagtctggatcgaacctgagttCCTGGCactggcagcaaccctaccaattGGGCCATTGTGCCGtccatttatttttaacttgCTTGCAGCTGTTTATTCATGGCTGTGTTCATCATAAACATTTGGAAACAGTGTAAAAGGCCATGGTGGGCATAAGGTGTCATCGAGGGGTCTTGGTTTCCACCCCCTGTGGCATAACTGATGCTTGAgtcaggatgtcaggggttatgagaagaaggcaggagaatggggttaaatgggaaagatatatcagccataattgaatggcatagtagacctgGAACGGAAtggaacactttattgtcacatgtggcacggcagtgaaattctttgcttgaatacccaatttatacaaatagcagccacctatgatgctggcaaagttacaaagtacaccggctcctccttttgttcctcCCCACCACAGCTATTCCCCaacaccgggtccccattgtcctttgttctccctccctcccattgtctattgttctccCTCCCATTGTCCGTTGTTCTTCtcccccctcacggtggtccccccacgccgggtcctccattgttcttccctccCCTCATGGCGGCCCTCCATGCTCTCATCGACCGTCGACCCGCGAGGCATGGCCAatttctgctcttatcacatgaaCGCACCCCAGGGGAAGGGGCTGCAGCAGCAAGTCAAATTTTAAGAAGTGGGACTAGTTAAATggcagctctgaagaagggtctcgatccaaaacgtcacccattccttctctcgagatgctgcctgtccgctgagttactccagcattttgtgtttatcttctataAATAAGATGGCAGGCAGCAcctggtggagacacccctcaaaaaaGGAAAGggagccacatgagtggcaagggtgcatGGAATAAGGATAATTTGTGAACACTACCATAGAACACTAATAAATGTATAAACACTGAGAATATCAGAGATttttgcactgttcttgttttgtgtatatatttttattattctgaataaTGCTTATTTTGGGGGAAAAGAATGATGGTAGACACTCTAGAAGCACCGTCtaaggtccttccgctgctgaacattgagggg
Coding sequences:
- the saysd1 gene encoding SAYSvFN domain-containing protein 1, coding for MEEKLAEWRARQQPAEKGEEEEEEEEEEAAPPGEFEHRGGIGGLWHRLRPLRAEAEWRPEPPRSSEKEEDDQNSLTESSEEQPIKTDHFGATVTVLKVLLWLVLLGLFIELEFGLVYFVISMFYWIYIGTRAPSEKKQGEMSAYSVFNPGCKAIRGSLTAEQFERELQYRPLAGR